GACTTCCGGGCGGCCGAGCGGACCTTCCAGCTCACCTGGCACCTCGCGGAGGCGGTAGCGCCGGGCGGGAGCCTGTGGCTGCAGTCCTTTTACCCCGACCATCCAGCGCTCGAGGCCGTCGCGCTCGGCTCCCGCGAGATCTTTTACCAGCGCGAATGGGCTGAGCGGCGCGAGCTGGGCTACCCCCCCGAGCGCCGGATGGCCCGCGTGGTGGCCGAGGGCGCGAAGGCGGCCGGCGTCGCCGGGGACCTCGCCGATCGGTGTCGCGAGGAAGGCCTGGCGGTCCTCGGCCCGGCCCCGATGGCGGGCGGACGGGTCCAGGTCGTGCTCCTCGGGGACGGGGAGCTCCCGGGTGCCCTGGCCCGCGTGCTCGCGCCGTTCCGCGGCCACCGGCGCCAGGGTCCGGTGCGCCTCCGGGTCGACGTCGATCCGGTCGAACTCCCCTGAACGCCCGCTCGCGATACAATAGTTTCATCGGAGGGGGCCTCTGCGGCCCCCTCCGAGGCCTCCCCCAGGACCGTGGCGGCGGCAGAGCCGCCGCTCGGAACGGAACACCAACCGCCAGCGGTTGGGGATCCGCGACGGGTGACTGCTCCGACGGTGTGATAGAGTCTCGAGGGGAGGCCGGAAGGAGGACTCGAATGGCGATTCTCCCGGTACGCCTCTACGGCGATCCCGTGCTCCGCCGGCGGGCGGCGCCGGTCACCGCCGGGACGCCGGAGGTCGACCGCCTGATCGACGACATGGTCGAGACCATGTATGCCCAGATCGGCATCGGGCTCGCCGCCCCTCAGGTCGGCGTGGGCCTTCGACTCCTCGTCCTGGACGAGGGCAAAGGCGTCGCGCGACCATACCTCAACCCCGTCATCGTCGAGGAGGGAGGCGAGGACATGGGGGAGGAGGGCTGCCTGTCGCTGCCCGGGATCTTCGCCGACGTCGTCCGCTCCGAGTGGGTCGTGGTCGAGGCCCAGGACGGCACCGGCGCGCCGATTCGGCAGCAGGCTGCCGGCCTGAAGGCCCGCGTCATCCAGCACGAGATCGACCACCTGGACGGAATCCTCTTCATCGATCGCCTCGACAAGGTGACCCGGGATCGCATCAAGCGCCGGATCAAGCGGGACGGGTTTTCGGAGGACGCCCACGCGGGCGCACTCGCGCTCTAGGACGTAGCGGCGCCCGGCCGGGCGCGTCGTCCGCCGAGCCGGCCGTCCCCCGAATGCGCGTCCTCTTCTACGGAACTCCCGCCTTCGCTCTCCCGACTCTTCGCGCGCTTCTCGCGCGCCACACCGTCGTCGCGGTCGTCACCCAGCCCGACCGCCCCGCGGGACGAGGACGGCAGCCGCGAGCCTCGCCGGTCAAGGAGCTGGCCCGGAGCTACGACCTCCCCGTTGTCCAGCCCGAGCGACTCCGCGACCCCGGATGGGCCGAGCGGCTCCGGGTCTTCGAGCCCGAGGTGGCGGTCGTCGCGGCGTTCGGGCAGATTCTGCCGCGGGGCGTCCTCGAGGTGCCGGCGCGAGGATCGATCAACGTCCATGCGTCGCTCCTCCCGCGGTATCGGGGCGCGGCCCCGGTGGCCTGGGCGATCATCCGGGGAGAACGGGAGACGGGCATCACCACGTTCATGATGGATGAAGGGATGGATACGGGACCGATCCTGCTCCAGCGGGCGGTGGCTATCGGTCCGGAGGAGACGGCCGGAGAGCTGGCCGCGCGCCTCGCCGACCTCGGCGCGATGCTCCTGCTCGAGACCCTCGAGGGGCTCCCGACGCTCTCACCGACGCCCCAGGCGCACGAGGCGGCGACCCTGGCCCCGCGGCTCCGAAAGGAGGACGGTCTGCTCGACTGGACGCACCCCGCCGTGGAGCTGGTGGCCCGCGTCCGCGGCCTGAACCCGTGGCCCGGCGCCCAGACCCAGAGCCCGACCGGACGGCTCCTGGTCTGGCGGGCGCGCGCCCTGGAGGGGTCGGGCGAGCCCGGGGTCCTGACCGCCGTGGGGCCGACGCTCGCCGTCGGCGCGGGCGCGGGGCTGCTGGAGCCCGTCGAGGTCCAGCCCGAGAACCGGCGCGCGATGGCCTGGGAGACCTTCTTGCGCGGAGCGCGGCTCCGCCCGGGCGCCGCCTTCGGTGCGCCGATCCGGGCCCGCTGACCCGCGTCCGGCGCGACCGCCGGGCTCGACCCCCCGGGCCTCGGCGCGCGCGGTAGCGCTCGAGATCCTGCGCCGGGTCGAGACGGATCGGGCGTACCCCGACCTGCTGCTCGATCGGCTGCCCGGGCGCGCCGGGCTCGAGGTCCGGGACCGCGCCCTCGCGACCGAGCTGGTCTACGGGGCCCTCCGGTGGCAGCGCCTGCTCGACTGGCACCTCGCGCGCGTCTCACACCGTCCGCTCGCCGAGCTGACGAGCTGGGTTCGCGCGCTCCTGCGTCTCTCGGCCTACCAGCTCGCCTTTCTCGATCGGATCCCGCCCTGGGCGGTGGTGGACGAGGCCGTCGAGCTGGCCAAGGGCCGGCGCTCGCCGGGAGCAGCGGCCTTCGTCAACGGCGTCTTGCGCGCGCTCGCGCCCCGTCCCCGGCCGTGGCCCGAGCCGACGCCGACCCCGCTCGAGGATCCGATCGAGGCGCTCGCCCTCCGCACCTCGCACCCGACCTGGCTCGTCCGCCGCTGGGTCGCCCGGTATGGCGCCGCCGAGGCCGAGGCCCTGGCCCGCGCGCTGAACGCGCGCCCACCGCTCACGCTGCGCGTGAACCCGCTCCGGGCGACCTCCGACGCGGTCGCCGGCGCGCTCCGGGCCCAGGGGGCCTCCCCGGTCCCGTCCCGGTATGCCCCCGAGGGGCTCGTCGTGACCGACGCGGGCGACCCACGGGCCCTCGAGCCGCTCCGCGCCGGCTGGTGCGCCGTGCAGGACGAGGCGGCGATGCTGGTCGGCCACGTCGTGGATCCGCAACCCGGCGAGACCGTGGCAGACGTCTGCGCCGCGCCCGGCACCAAGACGACCCACCTCGCCCAGCTCATGGCGAACCGGGGCCGGATCCTGGCCACCGACCGCCACCCCGGACGGGTGGCGCGGCTCCGGGCCGCCTGTCTCCTCATGGGCGCGACGATCGTGGAGCCGCACGAGCGCGGCGTCGAGGCCCTGGCGCGGGAGGTCGGCGCGGTCTGCGACCGCGTGCTGGTGGACGCCCCCTGCTCGAACCTCGGCGTGCTGCGGCGGAACCCCGACGGGAAATGGCGGCGGCAGGAGGGAGACCTGGCCGGGCTCGCGGCGGTGCAGGGGGCCATCCTCGACGCGGCGGCCACGCTGGTCCGCCCCGGTGGCGTGCTCGTCTACGCCACGTGCTCCCTCGAGCCGGAGGAAAACGAGGCGGTCGTCGCCGCGTTCCGCGCGCGGTGTCCCGCCTTCGCCCCGGATCCGATTCCCGAGGCGGTGCCCGCCGCCTGCCGGGCGGCGCCCGAGATGCTGCGCATGGTCCCCCACCGGCACGGCTCGGATGGCTTCACCGCGCTGCGCCTGAGGAGACAGGCATGATCAAGATCGCTCCCTCCATCCTGGCCGCCGACTATGCCGTGCTCGCCGAGGAGATCGCGCGCGTGGAGGCGGGGGGCGCCGACCAGATTCACGTCGACGTGATGGACGGGCACTTCGTTCCCAACATCACCATCGGGATCCCCGTGGTGGAGGCGATCCGCAAGCGGACCCGGCTCCCGCTGGATCTCCACCTCATGATCGAGAACGCCGACGCCTATCTCGAGGCGTTCGTGCGGGCCGGGGGCGATGCGCTGACGGTCCACGTCGAGGCCTGCCCGCATCTCCACCGGACGCTCGGCCGCATCCGTGAGCTGGGGGCCCGGGCGGGGGTGGCGCTGAACCCGGCAACACCGGTGACCGCCCTCGAGTACGCCTTCGACAGCGCGGACCTGGTGCTGGTGATGTCCGTCAATCCGGGATTCGGCGGGCAGGCCTTCATCCCCGGGACCTACGGCAAGCTGCGCGACCTCCGGAGCCGGCTCGGCGAACGCGCCCTCGAGGTCTCGGTGGACGGCGGCGTCAAGCTCGAGCACTGCCGGCCGCTGGTGGCCCACGGCGCGACGACCCTGGTCGCCGGCTCGGCGATCTTCGGCGCGGCCGACCCGGCGGCCGAGGTCCGGCGCCTGCGCGCGGCCGCCCTCGGGGACAGTCACCGCGCTTGACGCGGGCGGCGATCCCCTGTAATCTAAACTGCTTTCAGCGTTTCCACGCGCCGAAGCCCTGAGCGCCTCAAAATGTTCGAAGCCCT
This Candidatus Methylomirabilota bacterium DNA region includes the following protein-coding sequences:
- the def gene encoding peptide deformylase, whose protein sequence is MAILPVRLYGDPVLRRRAAPVTAGTPEVDRLIDDMVETMYAQIGIGLAAPQVGVGLRLLVLDEGKGVARPYLNPVIVEEGGEDMGEEGCLSLPGIFADVVRSEWVVVEAQDGTGAPIRQQAAGLKARVIQHEIDHLDGILFIDRLDKVTRDRIKRRIKRDGFSEDAHAGALAL
- the fmt gene encoding methionyl-tRNA formyltransferase, which codes for MRVLFYGTPAFALPTLRALLARHTVVAVVTQPDRPAGRGRQPRASPVKELARSYDLPVVQPERLRDPGWAERLRVFEPEVAVVAAFGQILPRGVLEVPARGSINVHASLLPRYRGAAPVAWAIIRGERETGITTFMMDEGMDTGPILLQRAVAIGPEETAGELAARLADLGAMLLLETLEGLPTLSPTPQAHEAATLAPRLRKEDGLLDWTHPAVELVARVRGLNPWPGAQTQSPTGRLLVWRARALEGSGEPGVLTAVGPTLAVGAGAGLLEPVEVQPENRRAMAWETFLRGARLRPGAAFGAPIRAR
- the rsmB gene encoding 16S rRNA (cytosine(967)-C(5))-methyltransferase RsmB, which translates into the protein MRRSGPADPRPARPPGSTPRASARAVALEILRRVETDRAYPDLLLDRLPGRAGLEVRDRALATELVYGALRWQRLLDWHLARVSHRPLAELTSWVRALLRLSAYQLAFLDRIPPWAVVDEAVELAKGRRSPGAAAFVNGVLRALAPRPRPWPEPTPTPLEDPIEALALRTSHPTWLVRRWVARYGAAEAEALARALNARPPLTLRVNPLRATSDAVAGALRAQGASPVPSRYAPEGLVVTDAGDPRALEPLRAGWCAVQDEAAMLVGHVVDPQPGETVADVCAAPGTKTTHLAQLMANRGRILATDRHPGRVARLRAACLLMGATIVEPHERGVEALAREVGAVCDRVLVDAPCSNLGVLRRNPDGKWRRQEGDLAGLAAVQGAILDAAATLVRPGGVLVYATCSLEPEENEAVVAAFRARCPAFAPDPIPEAVPAACRAAPEMLRMVPHRHGSDGFTALRLRRQA
- the rpe gene encoding ribulose-phosphate 3-epimerase; this translates as MIKIAPSILAADYAVLAEEIARVEAGGADQIHVDVMDGHFVPNITIGIPVVEAIRKRTRLPLDLHLMIENADAYLEAFVRAGGDALTVHVEACPHLHRTLGRIRELGARAGVALNPATPVTALEYAFDSADLVLVMSVNPGFGGQAFIPGTYGKLRDLRSRLGERALEVSVDGGVKLEHCRPLVAHGATTLVAGSAIFGAADPAAEVRRLRAAALGDSHRA